One window of Pyxicephalus adspersus chromosome 4, UCB_Pads_2.0, whole genome shotgun sequence genomic DNA carries:
- the REPS1 gene encoding ralBP1-associated Eps domain-containing protein 1 isoform X6 yields MEGLSLSDAEQKYYSDLFAYCDTDSTKKVASNGRVLELFRAAQLPSEVSLQIMELCGATRLGYFGRSQFYIALKLVAVAQSGLPLRVESLNTVKDLPLPRFLVSKNEQDSRHPVAHSSDGDNSSSYSGVIPPPPGRTQVKKGSVSHDVIQARGPAEQQESTSPVVSPQQSPPSSPNSWRKHIRHASGGNSERPVTVAGPFWPSYNEAQAVGSTGEGAWPAHSPLPHQENWVSFADTPPSSTLLSMHPASVQDQTTVRTVASATTANEIRRQSSSYDDPWKITDEQRQYYVNQFKNIQPDLNGFIPGSAAKEFFTKSKLPIPELSHIWELSDFDKDGALTLDEFCAAFHLVVARKNGYDLPEKLPESLMPKLIDLDDSAAGDQSSDVGFTSSPAEPPPSKSPSMPSLNQTWPEMNQSSEDTAIVHPVPIRMTPSKIHMQEMELKRTGSDSTNPTSPLHIKPQELPEESSVKFVSGNPASDGYSSSDSFNSDPEEIGNVVTRQRSHSSTSPDNAAPPPPPPRPHASHSRSSSLDMNRTFASTAGQSQAAAVTHPPAVPPRPLPTQTSGTHVHRSIEAEGLVSLPSTSPQQIPEQPNFADFSQFNAFASCEQQAEDSEKHAEAVQVEKPPPDGIRAAKLNGRVEDKQVAAAAANPGKVGAPLAPPPKPVRRRLKSEDELRPEAEDSNQKQNTIAAVLASQPSIPRSAGKDKKAIQASIRRNKETNTVLARLNSELQQQLKDVLEERISLEVQLEQLRPFSHL; encoded by the exons ATAATGGAACTCTGTGGAGCTACAAGGCTTGGATATTTTGGAAGAAGTCAGTTTTACATTGCTTTGAAACTTGTGGCGGTAGCACAGTCTGGTTTACCTCTACGAGTTGAAAGTTTAAACACTG TAAAAGATCTACCCCTGCCAAGATTTCTGGTGTCTAAAAATGAACAAGATTCAAGACATCCAGTTGCCCACAGCTCAGATGGAGACAATTCCTCTTCTTACTCAGGGGTCATTCCACCTCCCCCTGGGAGAACGCAAGTGAAAAAAGGCTCCGTTAGTCATGATGTGATTCAGGCACGTGGACCAGCAGAGCAACAG GAATCAACATCACCTGTAGTATCTCCTCAGCAGTCACCACCTTCGTCTCCAAATTCGTGGAGAAAGCACATCCGACATGCCAGTGGAGGAAACAGTGAGCGACCTGTGACAGTAGCTGGTCCATTTTGGCCCTCTTATAATGAAGCACAAgcag TTGGTTCAACTGGAGAAGGAGCATGGCCAGCACATTCACCACTTCCACATCAGGAAAATTGGGTCAGTTTTGCAGATACTCCACCAAGCAGTACTCTTTTATCCATGCATCCCGCATCTGTCCAG GACCAGACAACTGTGCGCACCGTGGCATCTGCCACCACTGCAAATGAAATCCGTAGACAATCCAGTAGTTATGATGATCCATGGAAGATCACTGATGAACAGAGGCAGTACTATGTAAATCAATTCAAAAACATTCAGCCTGACCTCAATGGATTTATACCAG GATCTGCTGCAAAAGAATTCTTTACAAAATCTAAACTGCCTATTCCAGAGCTTTCTCATATatg ggaaTTGTCAGATTTTGACAAGGATGGGGCGTTGACTTTGGATGAATTTTGTGCTGCTTTCCATCTTGTAGTGGCTAGAAAAAATGGATATGACTTGCCAGAAAAACTGCCTGAAAGTTTAATGCCTAAACTTATAGATTTGGATGACTCTGCAG caggAGATCAGTCCAGTGATGTGGGATTTACAAGTTCTCCTGCAGAACCTCCTCCTAGTAAATCTCCTTCAATGCCATCCTTAAATCAGACATGGCCTGAGATGAACCAAAGTAGTGAG gatacaGCTATAGTTCACCCGGTCCCAATTAGAATGACTCCAAGTAAAATTCACATGCAGGAAATGGAGCTAAAAAGAACTGGAAGCG ATTCAACTAATCCTACAAGTCCTTTGCACATAAAGCCACAAGAACTTCCAGAAGAGAGCTCTGTGAAATTTGTTTCTGGTAACCCTGCTT CTGATGGATATAGCAGTTCTGATTCCTTTAACTCTGACCCTGAAGAGATTGGGAATGTGGTCACTAGACAGAG gtcCCATTCAAGTACATCTCCAGACAATGCAGCACCACCACCTCCGCCACCAAGACCTCATGCTTCACATTCACGCTCCTCATCCTTAGATATGAACAGAACATTTGCAAGCACAGCAG GACAGTCGCAAGCAGCAGCAGTCACCCACCCTCCTGCTGTTCCTCCTCGCCCGCTGCCCACACAG aCTTCAGGGACGCATGTGCACCGCTCTATTGAAGCAGAGGGTCTTGTATCTCTCCCTAGTACTTCCCCCCAGCAAATTCCAGAACAGCCAAATTTTGCAGACTTTAGCCAGTTTAATGCATTTGCATCCTGTGAGCAACAAGCAGAGGACTCTGAGAAACATGCTGAAGCTGTCCAG GTTGAAAAGCCGCCTCCTGATGGTATTCGCGCTGCCAAACTCAATGGACGGGTTGAAGATAAGCAAGTTGCTGCAGCTGCTGCAAATCCT GGAAAGGTTGGAGCACCACTTGCCCCACCTCCCAAGCCTGTCCGCAGACGGTTAAAATCAGAAGATGAGCTTCGACCTGAAGCTGAAGACTCCAATCAGAAGCAAAACACAATTGCTGCTGTCTTGGCATCCCAACCTTCTATACCCAG gtctgctGGGAAAGACAAGAAAGCCATTCAGGCTTCTATTCGACGcaataaagaaacaaatacagtTCTTGCACGGCTAAACAGTGAATTACAACAACAGTTAAAG gatGTTCTTGAAGAAAGGATATCTTTAGAAGTTCAACTGGAACAGCTACGACCATTTTCTCACCTTTAA
- the REPS1 gene encoding ralBP1-associated Eps domain-containing protein 1 isoform X1, with translation MEGLSLSDAEQKYYSDLFAYCDTDSTKKVASNGRVLELFRAAQLPSEVSLQIMELCGATRLGYFGRSQFYIALKLVAVAQSGLPLRVESLNTVKDLPLPRFLVSKNEQDSRHPVAHSSDGDNSSSYSGVIPPPPGRTQVKKGSVSHDVIQARGPAEQQESTSPVVSPQQSPPSSPNSWRKHIRHASGGNSERPVTVAGPFWPSYNEAQAVGSTGEGAWPAHSPLPHQENWVSFADTPPSSTLLSMHPASVQDQTTVRTVASATTANEIRRQSSSYDDPWKITDEQRQYYVNQFKNIQPDLNGFIPGSAAKEFFTKSKLPIPELSHIWELSDFDKDGALTLDEFCAAFHLVVARKNGYDLPEKLPESLMPKLIDLDDSAAGDQSSDVGFTSSPAEPPPSKSPSMPSLNQTWPEMNQSSEQWETFSERSSSSQTLTQFDSNIAPADPDTAIVHPVPIRMTPSKIHMQEMELKRTGSDSTNPTSPLHIKPQELPEESSVKFVSGNPASDGYSSSDSFNSDPEEIGNVVTRQRSHSSTSPDNAAPPPPPPRPHASHSRSSSLDMNRTFASTAGQSQAAAVTHPPAVPPRPLPTQTSGTHVHRSIEAEGLVSLPSTSPQQIPEQPNFADFSQFNAFASCEQQAEDSEKHAEAVQVEKPPPDGIRAAKLNGRVEDKQVAAAAANPGKVGAPLAPPPKPVRRRLKSEDELRPEAEDSNQKQNTIAAVLASQPSIPRSAGKDKKAIQASIRRNKETNTVLARLNSELQQQLKDVLEERISLEVQLEQLRPFSHL, from the exons ATAATGGAACTCTGTGGAGCTACAAGGCTTGGATATTTTGGAAGAAGTCAGTTTTACATTGCTTTGAAACTTGTGGCGGTAGCACAGTCTGGTTTACCTCTACGAGTTGAAAGTTTAAACACTG TAAAAGATCTACCCCTGCCAAGATTTCTGGTGTCTAAAAATGAACAAGATTCAAGACATCCAGTTGCCCACAGCTCAGATGGAGACAATTCCTCTTCTTACTCAGGGGTCATTCCACCTCCCCCTGGGAGAACGCAAGTGAAAAAAGGCTCCGTTAGTCATGATGTGATTCAGGCACGTGGACCAGCAGAGCAACAG GAATCAACATCACCTGTAGTATCTCCTCAGCAGTCACCACCTTCGTCTCCAAATTCGTGGAGAAAGCACATCCGACATGCCAGTGGAGGAAACAGTGAGCGACCTGTGACAGTAGCTGGTCCATTTTGGCCCTCTTATAATGAAGCACAAgcag TTGGTTCAACTGGAGAAGGAGCATGGCCAGCACATTCACCACTTCCACATCAGGAAAATTGGGTCAGTTTTGCAGATACTCCACCAAGCAGTACTCTTTTATCCATGCATCCCGCATCTGTCCAG GACCAGACAACTGTGCGCACCGTGGCATCTGCCACCACTGCAAATGAAATCCGTAGACAATCCAGTAGTTATGATGATCCATGGAAGATCACTGATGAACAGAGGCAGTACTATGTAAATCAATTCAAAAACATTCAGCCTGACCTCAATGGATTTATACCAG GATCTGCTGCAAAAGAATTCTTTACAAAATCTAAACTGCCTATTCCAGAGCTTTCTCATATatg ggaaTTGTCAGATTTTGACAAGGATGGGGCGTTGACTTTGGATGAATTTTGTGCTGCTTTCCATCTTGTAGTGGCTAGAAAAAATGGATATGACTTGCCAGAAAAACTGCCTGAAAGTTTAATGCCTAAACTTATAGATTTGGATGACTCTGCAG caggAGATCAGTCCAGTGATGTGGGATTTACAAGTTCTCCTGCAGAACCTCCTCCTAGTAAATCTCCTTCAATGCCATCCTTAAATCAGACATGGCCTGAGATGAACCAAAGTAGTGAG CAGTGGGAGACATTTAGCGAACGCTCTTCAAGCTCACAAACTCTGACCCAATTTGATTCTAACATTGCACCAGCTGATCCT gatacaGCTATAGTTCACCCGGTCCCAATTAGAATGACTCCAAGTAAAATTCACATGCAGGAAATGGAGCTAAAAAGAACTGGAAGCG ATTCAACTAATCCTACAAGTCCTTTGCACATAAAGCCACAAGAACTTCCAGAAGAGAGCTCTGTGAAATTTGTTTCTGGTAACCCTGCTT CTGATGGATATAGCAGTTCTGATTCCTTTAACTCTGACCCTGAAGAGATTGGGAATGTGGTCACTAGACAGAG gtcCCATTCAAGTACATCTCCAGACAATGCAGCACCACCACCTCCGCCACCAAGACCTCATGCTTCACATTCACGCTCCTCATCCTTAGATATGAACAGAACATTTGCAAGCACAGCAG GACAGTCGCAAGCAGCAGCAGTCACCCACCCTCCTGCTGTTCCTCCTCGCCCGCTGCCCACACAG aCTTCAGGGACGCATGTGCACCGCTCTATTGAAGCAGAGGGTCTTGTATCTCTCCCTAGTACTTCCCCCCAGCAAATTCCAGAACAGCCAAATTTTGCAGACTTTAGCCAGTTTAATGCATTTGCATCCTGTGAGCAACAAGCAGAGGACTCTGAGAAACATGCTGAAGCTGTCCAG GTTGAAAAGCCGCCTCCTGATGGTATTCGCGCTGCCAAACTCAATGGACGGGTTGAAGATAAGCAAGTTGCTGCAGCTGCTGCAAATCCT GGAAAGGTTGGAGCACCACTTGCCCCACCTCCCAAGCCTGTCCGCAGACGGTTAAAATCAGAAGATGAGCTTCGACCTGAAGCTGAAGACTCCAATCAGAAGCAAAACACAATTGCTGCTGTCTTGGCATCCCAACCTTCTATACCCAG gtctgctGGGAAAGACAAGAAAGCCATTCAGGCTTCTATTCGACGcaataaagaaacaaatacagtTCTTGCACGGCTAAACAGTGAATTACAACAACAGTTAAAG gatGTTCTTGAAGAAAGGATATCTTTAGAAGTTCAACTGGAACAGCTACGACCATTTTCTCACCTTTAA
- the REPS1 gene encoding ralBP1-associated Eps domain-containing protein 1 isoform X4, which translates to MEGLSLSDAEQKYYSDLFAYCDTDSTKKVASNGRVLELFRAAQLPSEVSLQIMELCGATRLGYFGRSQFYIALKLVAVAQSGLPLRVESLNTVKDLPLPRFLVSKNEQDSRHPVAHSSDGDNSSSYSGVIPPPPGRTQVKKGSVSHDVIQARGPAEQQESTSPVVSPQQSPPSSPNSWRKHIRHASGGNSERPVTVAGPFWPSYNEAQAVGSTGEGAWPAHSPLPHQENWVSFADTPPSSTLLSMHPASVQDQTTVRTVASATTANEIRRQSSSYDDPWKITDEQRQYYVNQFKNIQPDLNGFIPGSAAKEFFTKSKLPIPELSHIWELSDFDKDGALTLDEFCAAFHLVVARKNGYDLPEKLPESLMPKLIDLDDSAGDQSSDVGFTSSPAEPPPSKSPSMPSLNQTWPEMNQSSEWETFSERSSSSQTLTQFDSNIAPADPDTAIVHPVPIRMTPSKIHMQEMELKRTGSDSTNPTSPLHIKPQELPEESSVKFVSGNPASDGYSSSDSFNSDPEEIGNVVTRQRSHSSTSPDNAAPPPPPPRPHASHSRSSSLDMNRTFASTAGQSQAAAVTHPPAVPPRPLPTQTSGTHVHRSIEAEGLVSLPSTSPQQIPEQPNFADFSQFNAFASCEQQAEDSEKHAEAVQVEKPPPDGIRAAKLNGRVEDKQVAAAAANPGKVGAPLAPPPKPVRRRLKSEDELRPEAEDSNQKQNTIAAVLASQPSIPRSAGKDKKAIQASIRRNKETNTVLARLNSELQQQLKDVLEERISLEVQLEQLRPFSHL; encoded by the exons ATAATGGAACTCTGTGGAGCTACAAGGCTTGGATATTTTGGAAGAAGTCAGTTTTACATTGCTTTGAAACTTGTGGCGGTAGCACAGTCTGGTTTACCTCTACGAGTTGAAAGTTTAAACACTG TAAAAGATCTACCCCTGCCAAGATTTCTGGTGTCTAAAAATGAACAAGATTCAAGACATCCAGTTGCCCACAGCTCAGATGGAGACAATTCCTCTTCTTACTCAGGGGTCATTCCACCTCCCCCTGGGAGAACGCAAGTGAAAAAAGGCTCCGTTAGTCATGATGTGATTCAGGCACGTGGACCAGCAGAGCAACAG GAATCAACATCACCTGTAGTATCTCCTCAGCAGTCACCACCTTCGTCTCCAAATTCGTGGAGAAAGCACATCCGACATGCCAGTGGAGGAAACAGTGAGCGACCTGTGACAGTAGCTGGTCCATTTTGGCCCTCTTATAATGAAGCACAAgcag TTGGTTCAACTGGAGAAGGAGCATGGCCAGCACATTCACCACTTCCACATCAGGAAAATTGGGTCAGTTTTGCAGATACTCCACCAAGCAGTACTCTTTTATCCATGCATCCCGCATCTGTCCAG GACCAGACAACTGTGCGCACCGTGGCATCTGCCACCACTGCAAATGAAATCCGTAGACAATCCAGTAGTTATGATGATCCATGGAAGATCACTGATGAACAGAGGCAGTACTATGTAAATCAATTCAAAAACATTCAGCCTGACCTCAATGGATTTATACCAG GATCTGCTGCAAAAGAATTCTTTACAAAATCTAAACTGCCTATTCCAGAGCTTTCTCATATatg ggaaTTGTCAGATTTTGACAAGGATGGGGCGTTGACTTTGGATGAATTTTGTGCTGCTTTCCATCTTGTAGTGGCTAGAAAAAATGGATATGACTTGCCAGAAAAACTGCCTGAAAGTTTAATGCCTAAACTTATAGATTTGGATGACTCTGCAG gAGATCAGTCCAGTGATGTGGGATTTACAAGTTCTCCTGCAGAACCTCCTCCTAGTAAATCTCCTTCAATGCCATCCTTAAATCAGACATGGCCTGAGATGAACCAAAGTAGTGAG TGGGAGACATTTAGCGAACGCTCTTCAAGCTCACAAACTCTGACCCAATTTGATTCTAACATTGCACCAGCTGATCCT gatacaGCTATAGTTCACCCGGTCCCAATTAGAATGACTCCAAGTAAAATTCACATGCAGGAAATGGAGCTAAAAAGAACTGGAAGCG ATTCAACTAATCCTACAAGTCCTTTGCACATAAAGCCACAAGAACTTCCAGAAGAGAGCTCTGTGAAATTTGTTTCTGGTAACCCTGCTT CTGATGGATATAGCAGTTCTGATTCCTTTAACTCTGACCCTGAAGAGATTGGGAATGTGGTCACTAGACAGAG gtcCCATTCAAGTACATCTCCAGACAATGCAGCACCACCACCTCCGCCACCAAGACCTCATGCTTCACATTCACGCTCCTCATCCTTAGATATGAACAGAACATTTGCAAGCACAGCAG GACAGTCGCAAGCAGCAGCAGTCACCCACCCTCCTGCTGTTCCTCCTCGCCCGCTGCCCACACAG aCTTCAGGGACGCATGTGCACCGCTCTATTGAAGCAGAGGGTCTTGTATCTCTCCCTAGTACTTCCCCCCAGCAAATTCCAGAACAGCCAAATTTTGCAGACTTTAGCCAGTTTAATGCATTTGCATCCTGTGAGCAACAAGCAGAGGACTCTGAGAAACATGCTGAAGCTGTCCAG GTTGAAAAGCCGCCTCCTGATGGTATTCGCGCTGCCAAACTCAATGGACGGGTTGAAGATAAGCAAGTTGCTGCAGCTGCTGCAAATCCT GGAAAGGTTGGAGCACCACTTGCCCCACCTCCCAAGCCTGTCCGCAGACGGTTAAAATCAGAAGATGAGCTTCGACCTGAAGCTGAAGACTCCAATCAGAAGCAAAACACAATTGCTGCTGTCTTGGCATCCCAACCTTCTATACCCAG gtctgctGGGAAAGACAAGAAAGCCATTCAGGCTTCTATTCGACGcaataaagaaacaaatacagtTCTTGCACGGCTAAACAGTGAATTACAACAACAGTTAAAG gatGTTCTTGAAGAAAGGATATCTTTAGAAGTTCAACTGGAACAGCTACGACCATTTTCTCACCTTTAA